CCGCTTCCCCGATCCAGCAGCCAACCCATACCTGTGCTTTGCAGCCTTGTTGATGGCTGGTCTTGACGGCATCAAGAACAAGATCAACCCTGGCGAAGCCATGGACAAAAACTTGTACGACCTGCCAGCAGAAGAGCTGGAAGGTATCCCAACAGTCTGCGGCTCCCTGCGTGAAGCGCTGGAATGTCTGTCTGCTGACCACGACTTCCTGCTGCAGGGCGACGTGTTCACCAAAGACCAGATCGACGGCTACATCGCCCTTAAGATGGGTGAAGTTGAATTGTTCGAACACACCCCACACCCGGTTGAGTTTGGCATGTATTACAGCTGCTAAGTTAAATGGTGTGGGCACGCTCACATACTAAACTGACAAGAGGGCGCTCCAATCTGGGGCGTCCTTTTTTGGTTCCACTCGCAGGAACCAAAAAAGGGTAACCCAACTACGCTAGCTTATCCGCGCCAGTTCCACCGGGCTCACAATCGCTGTTGAATAAGCCCTTGATCCCTTCTCACCTGCCCTGTATCCCCGCGCTTTCCCGCTGTTGACAGGATCCCGTGATGAGCGCCCCAAATACCCTTGGCATTGACTTTGGAACCTCGAATTCAGCGGCTGGTATCGCAGTCAACGGGCACCCCTGGTTGGTTGAACTGGAACCCGGAGAAAAGACCCTTCCCACGGCGGTGTTCTTTGAAGAACAGCCACGCCGGATGCGCATCGGTGCCAGCGCCACTCAGGCTCTGATCGCCGGAGAAGAGGGCCGGTTCATGCGGGCGCTCAAAAGCCTGCTGGGCACCCCGCTCTTGCGCGAGGAACGGCGGCTTAATGGGGAGCGGATCAATTTCGTCGAAATCATCGCCCGTTTTCTGCGCGAAGTAAAAACCCGGGCCGAAACTGCCACCTATCAGGAATTCACCCATGCGTTATCGGGCCGTCCGGTGCGGTTTCATAGCAAGGATGACGCTCGCAACGCCCAGGCCGAGATCGATCTGCGCGACTGCTATCTGGCTGCAGGATTTCAGGATGTTCAGTTCATGTTTGAACCCGAGGCCGCTGCGCGGGCCACTGTTCCGGATGAGGGTCTTGGGCTGATCGTTGACATCGGTGGCGGCACCTCGGATTTCTCCCTGTTTCGCCAAGAAAACTCAGGTGAGACCGCGATTCTGGCCAGCTATGGTATCCGCATTGGCGGCACTGATTTCGACCGCCGCTTAAGCATCGATCACGTGATGCCGCTTTTGGGACGCGGCACCGCCATCCGCAATGCCTTTGGCCTGGGCACCTTGCCGGCACCCGCCAGAATTTTCAACGATCTGGCCACCTGGCAGATGATCCCATTTCTGTATGCCGCAGATAGCCGCCATAAGGCACGGGATCTGGCCAGCAATGCGGTCGAGCCAGCAAAACTGGCACGGCTGGTCGCTACACTAGAGGACGAGCTGGGCCATGATATCGCCTTTGCGGTTGAGCGTGGTAAAATTCAAAGCAACCAACCGGACCACCCTGCCCCCCGCATTGATCTAAAAGAGCTGGAGCGCGGGTTGATAGTGCCGTTGACCGCAGAGATAGTGCAGACCTCTCTGGCAACACAGGTGGATGAGATCGCCGCGGGCGCGGCTGAAACCCTGGCGTTGGCTGGAATTTCGACTGATCAGGTCGATCGGGTTGTTCTGGTTGGCGGTTCTTCTCTGATGTCGGTGATCGATCAACGGATGCGCCAGCTTTTCCCAAAAGCCAAGGTCCACAAGGAAAACGCCCTGACAGCCGTTGCTGACGGCTTAGCCATTTCCGCCGCGACGGCGTTTTCCTAACTCATAATGGAGAGATCCTGCGCATAATTCCCATGGTTTTCCGGGCGCAGGGCACTAGGCTCAACAGGGTCCATTTTAGTGAAAGCCAGTTTTATGCGCCTGTCCCTGTTCTCATCTGTGTTCTGTATCTGCCTTGCAGGTCCTGCCCTTGCTGCCCCCTGCGGCAACACATCAGCCGGATTTGCCGCCTGGAAGAATGACT
This portion of the Parasedimentitalea marina genome encodes:
- a CDS encoding Hsp70 family protein, with the translated sequence MSAPNTLGIDFGTSNSAAGIAVNGHPWLVELEPGEKTLPTAVFFEEQPRRMRIGASATQALIAGEEGRFMRALKSLLGTPLLREERRLNGERINFVEIIARFLREVKTRAETATYQEFTHALSGRPVRFHSKDDARNAQAEIDLRDCYLAAGFQDVQFMFEPEAAARATVPDEGLGLIVDIGGGTSDFSLFRQENSGETAILASYGIRIGGTDFDRRLSIDHVMPLLGRGTAIRNAFGLGTLPAPARIFNDLATWQMIPFLYAADSRHKARDLASNAVEPAKLARLVATLEDELGHDIAFAVERGKIQSNQPDHPAPRIDLKELERGLIVPLTAEIVQTSLATQVDEIAAGAAETLALAGISTDQVDRVVLVGGSSLMSVIDQRMRQLFPKAKVHKENALTAVADGLAISAATAFS